The following coding sequences lie in one Metallumcola ferriviriculae genomic window:
- a CDS encoding SDR family NAD(P)-dependent oxidoreductase, translated as MQKNNILENILFPPTYLNQKKLRNSLDEKTVLITGASSGIGEKLAYLLADTNTRLLLVARTEEKLLTIKNEIEKKTARVSIYRADLRNMEEMEGLLKFIHQMPNGIDIVVNNAGISIRRSINDSLDRFHDFTRTMAINYFAPVQLLLSIIPMLRKNQGQIINISTINVLLIPFPYWAAYQASKAAFDTWYQSAGPELNAAGISTTSIYLPLVNTPMIKPTAAYQKMPVMCPNHVAKIIGKAMYTQRKRYMPWWLIFGRIASVFLRGVWELSIPTILRKRGK; from the coding sequence ATGCAAAAAAATAACATTCTAGAAAACATATTGTTTCCGCCTACGTATTTGAACCAAAAGAAACTTAGGAACAGTTTAGACGAGAAGACTGTTTTAATCACAGGTGCAAGCTCCGGTATAGGGGAGAAATTAGCTTATCTTCTGGCAGACACCAATACCCGTTTACTCTTAGTTGCTAGAACAGAGGAAAAACTTTTAACAATTAAAAATGAGATAGAAAAGAAAACTGCCAGAGTGAGTATTTATAGGGCTGACCTAAGAAACATGGAAGAGATGGAGGGCTTGCTAAAATTTATTCACCAGATGCCTAACGGTATAGACATAGTAGTAAACAATGCAGGCATATCTATCCGGCGATCAATTAACGACTCGCTGGACCGGTTTCACGACTTCACTCGAACTATGGCTATCAATTATTTTGCACCTGTTCAACTGCTATTGTCTATAATTCCGATGCTTAGAAAAAATCAAGGCCAGATCATCAATATATCTACTATTAATGTATTGCTAATACCCTTCCCCTATTGGGCTGCTTACCAGGCTTCCAAGGCGGCGTTTGATACGTGGTATCAATCTGCTGGGCCTGAATTGAACGCTGCTGGAATATCAACCACATCTATCTACCTTCCGCTAGTAAATACACCCATGATTAAGCCGACAGCGGCTTACCAAAAGATGCCTGTCATGTGTCCGAACCATGTGGCCAAAATCATTGGCAAAGCAATGTATACTCAACGGAAGAGGTATATGCCATGGTGGTTAATTTTTGGCCGTATTGCCTCAGTGTTTCTTAGAGGGGTATGGGAATTATCCATTCCCACTATTCTAAGAAAAAGGGGGAAGTGA
- a CDS encoding DUF6531 domain-containing protein, which translates to MRLKSKKFVRYLSVILAVTILFTGTVTPALAAGSIPASIREQSSIPPVFDPYELTGLAGWEEMLSPPGKGLPDPASVAPSFSSLNLGTVNKSDADFGYVDPVTGILTLSESDIAYPSSGFSPRISRTYMRQEGIKGMLGYGWNLAFDQHLGMYQNFVIMEFRGDGQHRSYEFTKDDPDLIVDSYDGDPLIYYPLDQGTYTQKGGSGSTLTRNADGTYTVEDKNGFSYLYNGYQASWRSQAADAGRLLSLTGPQGHAMSFEYDQNGALDTITDTAGRVLDVEAQGGLVKSITDPAGRRAKYQYDSSQNLKKVTYPDGSSKSFSYDSSHRLTSFTDKAGRTFKYQYNSQGKVSHIKRADNSLVKSFSYGTEGDLSYALITDARGLEKKVYWNADKKIIKEKDNLGRIKTYTYNEQGERTAVTDQDGNTTRYEYDDKYRKTKIIYSDGKTSRYFYEDKFDKLTRVINPDGSQVTFTYDDAGNLTSRTDALGNTVTYTYDSGGNRLTANDARGNTTRYTYDDAGNLISVTNAKGEVTNFSYDSMGRMTSRTDPGGETTSFLYDEMGRIKSVTDVLGNTTTYTYNAAGKVTSIIDAKGNSYSFKYNALGRLERVTAPDGGTKTYSYNQGGLVETVMDSSGSAFSFKYDKRGRVIETTEPGGHVTKVEYTADGNRSQVINPDGGVVSFEYDQFDRLTTVTNPKGNKIHYRYDAMGNLTKVTDALGNTTTYQYDAAGRLVKKIDPAGGEITYEYDALGNMVKVTDGVT; encoded by the coding sequence ATGAGACTAAAGAGTAAAAAATTTGTTCGATACCTTTCTGTAATTCTGGCAGTAACCATCCTGTTTACCGGTACGGTTACACCGGCACTGGCTGCAGGCAGTATTCCAGCATCAATTAGAGAGCAAAGCTCAATACCACCTGTGTTTGACCCCTACGAACTCACGGGTCTGGCAGGGTGGGAGGAAATGCTTTCTCCCCCGGGAAAGGGACTTCCAGACCCGGCCTCCGTAGCACCAAGCTTTTCGTCTTTGAATTTAGGCACGGTAAATAAAAGTGATGCCGACTTTGGCTACGTGGACCCGGTGACCGGGATACTCACCCTCAGTGAAAGCGATATCGCTTACCCGTCTTCAGGCTTTTCGCCGCGGATAAGCCGTACATATATGCGCCAGGAAGGGATCAAGGGAATGCTGGGTTACGGCTGGAACCTCGCCTTTGACCAGCACCTGGGCATGTACCAGAACTTTGTCATCATGGAGTTTCGTGGTGACGGGCAGCACCGCAGCTACGAGTTTACCAAGGACGATCCCGACTTAATCGTCGATTCCTATGACGGGGACCCGCTGATTTACTATCCCCTGGATCAGGGTACATATACCCAAAAGGGCGGCAGCGGCTCCACCCTGACCAGGAATGCAGACGGTACATATACGGTTGAGGATAAAAACGGCTTTAGCTACCTATACAACGGCTATCAAGCCTCCTGGCGCAGCCAGGCGGCCGATGCCGGAAGGCTCCTGTCCCTCACCGGTCCCCAGGGACATGCCATGAGCTTTGAGTATGACCAAAACGGGGCCCTTGATACTATCACCGACACCGCCGGCAGGGTACTGGACGTAGAGGCCCAAGGCGGCCTAGTAAAAAGCATTACCGACCCTGCAGGCCGGCGGGCTAAATACCAGTATGATAGTTCCCAGAACCTGAAAAAAGTTACCTACCCCGACGGCAGCAGTAAGAGCTTTAGTTACGACTCAAGCCACCGGTTGACCTCCTTTACCGACAAAGCGGGCAGGACTTTTAAATACCAGTATAACAGCCAGGGAAAAGTTAGCCACATCAAAAGAGCAGATAATAGTCTTGTAAAAAGCTTCAGCTACGGCACCGAAGGCGACCTCAGCTATGCCTTAATCACCGATGCCAGGGGCCTGGAGAAAAAAGTCTACTGGAATGCCGATAAAAAGATTATCAAGGAAAAAGACAACCTGGGCCGGATAAAGACCTATACCTACAATGAGCAGGGAGAACGCACTGCTGTCACCGACCAGGACGGCAATACCACCCGGTACGAATATGACGATAAGTACAGAAAAACTAAGATAATCTATTCCGACGGCAAGACAAGCCGGTATTTCTATGAGGACAAATTTGATAAGCTCACTAGGGTGATTAACCCCGACGGTTCCCAGGTAACGTTTACCTATGATGATGCCGGAAACCTTACCTCCAGAACCGATGCCCTGGGCAATACCGTTACCTATACTTACGACAGTGGCGGTAACCGGCTGACGGCAAACGATGCCAGGGGGAACACCACCCGTTATACATACGATGATGCCGGAAACCTGATATCGGTTACCAATGCCAAAGGAGAGGTGACCAACTTCAGCTACGACAGCATGGGCCGGATGACATCTCGCACTGACCCCGGAGGCGAAACGACTTCTTTTCTGTATGATGAAATGGGACGCATTAAGTCAGTTACCGACGTGCTGGGCAATACCACTACCTACACCTACAATGCCGCCGGTAAGGTGACATCCATTATCGATGCCAAAGGTAACAGCTACAGCTTCAAGTACAATGCCCTGGGGCGCCTGGAACGGGTGACAGCCCCCGACGGCGGCACTAAGACCTACAGCTATAATCAGGGCGGGCTGGTAGAGACAGTAATGGACAGCTCAGGCAGCGCATTTAGCTTCAAGTATGACAAGCGGGGCCGGGTAATAGAAACCACCGAGCCCGGCGGCCACGTTACTAAAGTGGAGTATACTGCCGACGGTAACCGCAGCCAAGTAATCAATCCCGACGGCGGTGTGGTCTCCTTTGAATATGACCAGTTTGACCGGCTAACCACCGTCACCAATCCCAAGGGGAATAAAATCCATTACCGCTACGATGCTATGGGGAACCTGACTAAAGTAACCGACGCCCTCGGAAATACTACCACCTACCAGTATGATGCCGCCGGCCGCCTGGTGAAAAAGATAGACCCTGCCGGGGGAGAAATAACTTACGAATATGATGCCTTAGGAAACATGGTGAAAGTGACCGACGGGGTTACGTAA
- a CDS encoding RHS repeat-associated core domain-containing protein, whose product MTDASGSSITFRYNSRGEITRLTDRNGSTTHYYYDSRGNLIRVMDPEGNNTTYSYDLANRLVTVTEPANRTTQFRYNELGEVTGQVDPVGNVTSFQYDPLGRLIKETDPRGYSRSYRYDFMGNVTRETGPESAITKYSYDLLGNPVRVEDALGNVSKLQYDALGQVVKSVNALGAVTEYDYDAAGNVAGVTNPLGNTTQYSYDFRNNLTKVTDALGNSTNYHYDRVGNLLSVEDAGGSTTSLKYDNLNRLVAEINPLKQKTSYGYDDAGNLTEKADPLGQVTEYDYDKNNRLTGVNFNGEEFASFRYNGEGSVGSMVSPALHEEYYYDDMGHLEKIEDLTRDKALKFQYDAVGNRISTTDAEDRTTSYRYDGSSRMVQLTDPDGNVTIFGYDDLGRVSGISRPNGVDSGYTYDAAGRVTGIENTGPKGLISSFAYQYDAAGNRTSQVEEDGAETTYQYDELNRLSEVNYPVEKIEKLRTAYILEQPQVKIPAQEILPGGGSREKTTGKEKGNSGKGKGKGGKKSGSLLSLSYDLETGFTDNTGVLLAKGGKGKGKGSSGGGGSKKSGDSGKSSGKEKGSSKSGSSGKDSGKGSNSGKEKRKNKDHPGKGKAKGKEKGKKGKGWGKGGRWRNMESFFNQEGELLSTGTYPAYLVEPVENVSYSYDAAGNRISMTKDGEETKYTYDAANRLLRAGGTGYDYDANGNLVFKVKQDGTRTEYQYNAANRLDAVYFEDGTDLQYAYDGYGRKVSREETYWQVKEKKGKGKEKSKGKGKQKSQGNNAKLRTESTAYLYDGKKVAKEYTGNGSPLAEYQIGPKGAVSRKMFGYKGRKEQGKPTLQTRGGLLYYSNDAIGNVTDLTDRTGDVISKFRFDAFGGMFAGTLAPYNFTGLTGKEYDPKSGLMDYGARWYDTETGRFIQPDTYKGNIAKPRTQHTYAYVGNNPINRIDPTGHFDVIVDGDDVTIVYDDEEEADEWEDDVDEVHDEYDDSDVNIDEEHNYDDDDSGGGSGGSSDDDDYSPPPPTPEEEHQGFNSEAPAQPQIQAVSSRQISISSYQSTGQYLSGITAKEAEENRRGLYQGVADFYDKWIKPTDGELALIQSTGPVGLPLAGGFVVKKLTANVGSKLLSGVKKIGGRIYDDVIETVGRMLGKGAGNGGNFYHYTSANPESILKNGLQSGSSGKVFTTPSKNLSPLQAQIDLALPPNRGLPKNLLEIDVPTLRNMGIEIPQGKQVTRMFNMPGGGTEVVFPHAIPSEAIKLIK is encoded by the coding sequence GTGACTGACGCCAGTGGCAGCAGCATAACATTTCGCTACAATTCCCGGGGAGAGATAACCCGCCTCACTGATAGAAACGGCAGCACCACCCATTACTACTATGATTCCCGGGGTAACCTGATCCGGGTAATGGACCCCGAAGGAAACAATACCACCTACAGCTACGATTTGGCCAACAGGCTGGTCACTGTTACCGAGCCGGCCAACAGGACGACACAGTTTCGCTACAACGAGCTGGGAGAAGTGACCGGGCAGGTAGACCCCGTGGGCAATGTAACGAGTTTTCAGTATGACCCCCTGGGCCGCCTCATTAAAGAGACCGACCCCCGGGGATACAGCCGCAGCTACCGCTATGATTTCATGGGTAATGTCACCCGGGAGACCGGTCCGGAAAGCGCTATTACCAAATACAGCTACGATTTACTGGGAAATCCCGTCAGGGTGGAGGATGCCCTGGGTAATGTCAGTAAGCTGCAGTATGATGCCTTGGGTCAAGTTGTAAAAAGCGTCAACGCCTTGGGAGCAGTGACCGAATACGATTATGATGCTGCCGGAAATGTAGCGGGAGTGACAAACCCCCTGGGTAACACCACTCAATACAGCTATGATTTCAGGAATAACCTGACTAAGGTAACCGATGCCCTGGGTAACAGCACCAATTACCACTATGACCGGGTGGGAAACCTGCTGTCGGTGGAGGATGCCGGGGGCAGCACCACCAGTCTCAAGTACGATAACTTAAACCGGCTGGTGGCAGAAATCAATCCCTTAAAGCAAAAGACAAGCTACGGCTATGATGACGCCGGAAACCTGACAGAAAAAGCCGACCCGCTGGGACAGGTTACCGAGTATGACTATGATAAGAATAACCGCCTCACGGGTGTCAACTTTAACGGCGAGGAATTTGCCAGCTTCCGCTATAACGGTGAGGGCAGTGTGGGCAGTATGGTCAGCCCGGCCCTGCATGAAGAATACTATTACGACGACATGGGGCACCTGGAGAAAATAGAAGATTTAACCCGGGACAAGGCGCTTAAGTTTCAGTATGATGCCGTGGGCAACCGGATTTCCACCACCGATGCCGAGGACCGCACCACTAGCTACCGGTATGACGGCAGCAGCCGGATGGTTCAGTTGACCGACCCGGACGGAAACGTTACCATTTTTGGTTATGACGACCTGGGCCGGGTGAGCGGCATCAGCCGCCCCAACGGGGTGGATAGCGGCTATACCTATGATGCTGCAGGACGTGTCACCGGTATTGAAAACACCGGCCCAAAGGGGCTTATCTCAAGCTTTGCCTATCAATACGATGCAGCAGGAAACCGCACCAGCCAGGTTGAAGAAGACGGTGCCGAAACCACCTACCAATATGATGAGCTTAACCGCCTTTCGGAGGTAAACTATCCCGTAGAGAAGATAGAAAAATTGAGGACAGCATATATCCTGGAACAGCCCCAAGTCAAAATTCCGGCACAGGAGATTCTGCCGGGAGGCGGCAGCAGGGAAAAGACAACCGGTAAGGAAAAGGGAAACAGCGGTAAAGGTAAAGGAAAAGGCGGAAAGAAGTCCGGCAGTCTGCTCAGCTTAAGCTATGACCTGGAGACAGGTTTTACCGATAACACCGGAGTGCTTCTGGCCAAAGGAGGAAAAGGAAAGGGTAAAGGTTCCTCCGGCGGTGGCGGTTCCAAAAAGAGCGGTGACTCAGGTAAAAGTTCTGGTAAAGAAAAAGGCTCTTCCAAAAGCGGCAGTTCAGGGAAGGATTCGGGTAAAGGCAGCAATTCAGGTAAAGAGAAACGAAAAAACAAAGACCACCCAGGTAAAGGTAAGGCCAAGGGTAAGGAGAAAGGTAAAAAAGGTAAAGGCTGGGGTAAAGGCGGCCGGTGGCGTAATATGGAGTCCTTCTTTAACCAGGAAGGGGAACTTTTAAGCACCGGCACCTACCCGGCATACCTGGTTGAGCCGGTAGAAAACGTCAGCTACAGCTATGATGCAGCAGGAAACCGCATCTCCATGACCAAAGACGGCGAGGAAACAAAGTATACTTATGACGCGGCCAACAGGCTGCTTCGTGCCGGCGGCACCGGGTACGATTACGATGCCAACGGCAACCTGGTCTTTAAGGTAAAACAAGACGGTACCCGTACCGAATATCAGTACAATGCGGCCAACCGCCTGGATGCCGTCTACTTCGAGGACGGTACCGACCTGCAGTATGCCTACGACGGCTACGGGAGGAAAGTGTCCCGGGAGGAAACCTACTGGCAGGTCAAGGAGAAGAAGGGGAAAGGGAAAGAAAAAAGTAAAGGCAAAGGTAAGCAGAAATCCCAGGGTAACAACGCCAAACTGCGTACTGAATCAACCGCCTACCTCTATGACGGTAAGAAAGTAGCGAAGGAATATACAGGAAATGGCAGCCCTCTTGCCGAATACCAAATAGGACCAAAGGGTGCAGTGTCCCGGAAAATGTTTGGCTATAAGGGGCGCAAAGAACAGGGTAAACCCACCCTGCAGACCCGCGGCGGACTGCTGTACTACAGTAATGATGCCATAGGCAACGTCACCGACTTAACCGACAGGACCGGTGATGTCATTAGCAAATTTCGCTTTGACGCCTTCGGCGGCATGTTTGCCGGCACTTTAGCACCGTATAACTTTACCGGGCTGACGGGTAAGGAGTACGACCCCAAAAGCGGCCTGATGGACTATGGCGCCCGCTGGTATGATACAGAAACAGGCCGGTTTATCCAACCCGATACCTATAAAGGAAACATAGCAAAGCCAAGGACACAACATACCTACGCCTATGTAGGTAATAACCCGATAAACCGGATAGACCCCACCGGACATTTCGATGTAATAGTAGACGGCGACGACGTAACAATTGTTTATGATGATGAGGAAGAAGCGGACGAGTGGGAAGATGATGTAGATGAAGTACATGATGAATATGACGATAGTGATGTTAACATAGATGAGGAGCATAACTATGATGACGATGACTCTGGAGGAGGTAGCGGAGGAAGCAGCGACGATGATGATTACAGCCCGCCTCCACCGACACCGGAAGAGGAGCATCAGGGGTTTAACAGCGAGGCACCGGCACAGCCCCAGATCCAAGCAGTTTCAAGCCGCCAAATTTCAATTTCCAGCTATCAAAGCACAGGCCAATACTTATCTGGGATAACCGCAAAAGAAGCAGAGGAGAATAGGAGAGGCCTTTATCAGGGCGTTGCTGATTTCTATGATAAATGGATTAAGCCTACAGATGGTGAATTAGCATTAATACAAAGCACCGGCCCAGTTGGATTACCTCTTGCAGGCGGGTTTGTAGTAAAGAAATTAACGGCAAATGTCGGAAGTAAACTATTATCCGGAGTAAAGAAAATTGGCGGAAGAATATATGATGATGTTATCGAGACTGTTGGCAGGATGCTTGGTAAGGGCGCGGGTAATGGTGGAAACTTCTACCACTATACATCTGCCAACCCAGAAAGCATACTGAAAAATGGGCTCCAGTCTGGTTCGTCAGGAAAAGTATTCACGACCCCTTCTAAAAACCTTAGCCCATTGCAAGCCCAAATAGATTTAGCTTTGCCACCCAATAGAGGATTACCCAAAAACTTACTGGAAATTGATGTACCAACGTTAAGAAACATGGGGATAGAAATTCCACAAGGAAAACAAGTTACAAGAATGTTTAATATGCCAGGAGGAGGGACTGAGGTAGTATTTCCGCATGCTATTCCTTCGGAAGCAATAAAATTAATCAAGTAG
- a CDS encoding AMP-binding protein → MGIIHSHYSKKKGEVILQVFKLIYVLFRVKLFSPLGLYSLIAAIHKYGINLMPLLSFAERVYSDKVAVVDDHETLNYQQLLLQSKKLSAIFNERYQLSSGNKVGIMCKNHASLIKAIFALSLLGVDVYLLNAEISKHQFNNLIKRYDFNLLIYDFQLDSLVKQSDYANGVVLSYHTDLPAISNLLNSVSEQQEIKRSSPGKLVILTGGTTGDPKAAPYKPSLLNFLNPFLALITRLKLLNYRTAYIATPIYHGYGVGILFVLIALGRKIVISNGFDAQRACSLIREHNVEVVTVVPLMIDKMLNNNVEDLNSLACIASGGAQLNPRLVGETMNKLGSVLYNLYGTSEAGLNVIATPQDLSYSAETIGKKIDGVRLKVLDQHKNEVEAGEVGQFCIKNRWSMSNQNNCWLETGDLGYKDSRGHYYLCGRVDDMVVSAGENVYPIELEQILLNHPEVEEAAVIGVSDEKFGQRLKAFVLPAANATVTKEELFQWLGPRVARFQMPKDIAFVDDMPYTPVGKLDKKQLKFSEKSF, encoded by the coding sequence ATGGGAATTATCCATTCCCACTATTCTAAGAAAAAGGGGGAAGTGATATTGCAGGTATTTAAACTTATATATGTTTTATTCAGAGTTAAATTATTTTCTCCATTGGGGTTGTATAGCTTAATAGCTGCCATTCACAAATACGGGATAAACTTAATGCCCCTGCTGTCTTTTGCAGAAAGGGTATACTCTGATAAGGTTGCAGTGGTGGATGACCATGAAACCTTAAATTATCAGCAGTTATTATTGCAGTCGAAAAAGCTTTCCGCTATATTTAATGAAAGATATCAGCTTAGCAGCGGTAATAAAGTAGGCATTATGTGTAAAAACCATGCTTCGTTGATTAAAGCCATATTTGCGTTATCTTTGCTGGGAGTAGATGTATACTTACTTAACGCAGAAATTAGTAAGCACCAGTTTAACAACTTAATAAAGCGATATGATTTTAACTTGCTTATATATGATTTCCAATTGGACTCCTTAGTTAAGCAGTCAGACTATGCTAACGGGGTAGTTTTAAGTTACCATACCGACCTGCCGGCAATAAGCAATTTGCTTAATTCAGTAAGTGAACAACAAGAAATCAAACGTTCTTCACCCGGTAAACTTGTAATACTAACGGGCGGGACCACGGGAGATCCCAAAGCAGCCCCATATAAACCGTCTCTTCTAAACTTCCTAAATCCATTCTTAGCCCTAATAACCAGGCTGAAGCTGCTAAATTATCGCACCGCTTATATTGCCACTCCTATTTATCACGGCTACGGTGTAGGTATATTATTTGTACTTATTGCTTTGGGAAGAAAAATTGTCATCAGTAATGGATTTGATGCCCAAAGAGCATGTTCACTGATTCGGGAACACAATGTTGAAGTTGTAACCGTAGTGCCACTAATGATAGACAAGATGTTAAATAATAACGTCGAAGACTTAAATTCCCTTGCCTGTATAGCCTCAGGAGGTGCACAACTGAATCCGAGACTTGTAGGTGAGACTATGAACAAATTGGGTAGTGTCTTATACAATCTCTATGGCACTTCGGAAGCTGGACTAAATGTGATAGCAACACCACAAGATCTATCCTATTCAGCTGAGACAATTGGTAAAAAAATAGACGGGGTTCGGTTAAAAGTATTGGACCAGCACAAAAATGAAGTAGAAGCAGGTGAGGTAGGCCAATTCTGCATCAAAAATAGGTGGTCGATGAGTAACCAAAATAACTGTTGGTTGGAAACAGGTGATTTAGGTTATAAAGATAGTCGTGGCCATTATTATCTTTGTGGAAGAGTGGATGATATGGTTGTTTCAGCCGGTGAAAATGTTTACCCAATTGAACTTGAACAAATACTTTTAAACCACCCTGAAGTAGAAGAAGCTGCAGTTATTGGGGTTAGTGATGAAAAGTTTGGGCAGAGGTTAAAAGCATTCGTGCTTCCCGCAGCAAATGCTACCGTAACAAAAGAGGAACTTTTCCAGTGGTTAGGCCCCAGAGTTGCAAGGTTTCAAATGCCAAAAGACATAGCATTCGTTGATGATATGCCTTATACACCCGTGGGGAAACTTGATAAAAAGCAACTCAAGTTTAGTGAGAAAAGTTTCTAA